One genomic segment of Amycolatopsis granulosa includes these proteins:
- a CDS encoding DUF6510 family protein: MSELFEDGNALAGPVGEIFAVDITGATTRCVSCGRADAVAALRVYRHAPGLVARCPGCDAVVLKLVRGRDAAWLDLTGTSSLRIPLPEG; encoded by the coding sequence ATGAGCGAGCTCTTCGAAGACGGCAACGCCCTCGCCGGACCGGTCGGCGAGATCTTCGCCGTGGACATCACCGGCGCCACGACCCGGTGCGTGAGCTGCGGCCGCGCCGACGCGGTCGCGGCCCTGCGTGTCTACCGGCACGCCCCCGGTCTGGTCGCCCGGTGCCCCGGCTGCGACGCGGTCGTGCTGAAGCTGGTGCGCGGCCGCGACGCGGCGTGGCTGGATCTCACCGGCACGTCCAGCCTGCGCATCCCGCTGCCGGAGGGTTAG
- a CDS encoding AAA family ATPase: MQEPLFGSVDEVVERLAGAGYLASTAVATTVFLADRLGKPLLVEGPAGVGKTELARALAGATGSELVRLQCYEGIDEARALYEWNHAKQLLRITAGREEGWKQARDEVFSEEFLLPRPLLKAIRNPDPTVLLIDETDKADVEMEGLLLEVLGDFQVTVPELGTITAKRRPFVLLTSNATRELSEALKRRCLFLHLDFPSPELERDIVTLKVPGLDARLADSVIRVVGALRTMELRKAPSIAETVDWARTLLALGADTLDEQVVETSLGVILKYRSDHSKAAAELRLDTLLS; encoded by the coding sequence ATGCAGGAGCCGTTGTTCGGCTCGGTGGACGAGGTCGTCGAGCGCCTGGCCGGCGCGGGTTACCTGGCGTCCACCGCCGTCGCCACCACCGTCTTCCTCGCCGACCGGCTCGGTAAGCCGCTGCTGGTCGAGGGTCCGGCCGGGGTCGGCAAGACGGAGCTGGCCCGCGCACTCGCCGGAGCCACCGGCAGCGAGCTGGTCCGGCTGCAGTGCTACGAGGGCATCGACGAGGCCCGCGCGCTGTACGAGTGGAACCACGCCAAGCAGCTGCTGCGCATCACCGCCGGCCGCGAGGAGGGCTGGAAGCAGGCCCGCGACGAGGTGTTCAGCGAGGAGTTCCTGCTCCCCCGCCCGCTGCTGAAAGCGATCCGCAACCCCGATCCCACGGTCCTGCTGATCGACGAGACCGACAAGGCCGACGTCGAGATGGAGGGCCTGCTGCTGGAGGTGCTCGGCGACTTCCAGGTGACCGTCCCCGAGCTGGGCACGATCACCGCGAAGCGCCGCCCGTTCGTGCTGCTCACGTCGAACGCGACGCGTGAGCTGTCGGAAGCGCTCAAGCGGCGCTGCCTGTTCCTGCACCTGGACTTCCCGTCGCCGGAGCTGGAACGCGACATCGTCACCCTCAAGGTGCCCGGACTGGACGCACGCCTGGCCGACTCGGTGATCCGGGTGGTCGGTGCGCTGCGCACCATGGAGCTGCGCAAGGCGCCCTCGATCGCGGAAACCGTGGACTGGGCCCGCACCCTGCTCGCGCTCGGCGCCGACACCCTGGACGAGCAGGTGGTCGAGACCAGTCTCGGGGTGATCCTGAAATACCGGAGCGACCACTCGAAGGCCGCGGCCGAGCTGCGGCTGGACACGCTGCTGTCATGA
- the rraA gene encoding ribonuclease E activity regulator RraA: protein MSFSTADLVDEHGDELRVCDTQFRQFGGERVFSGRVRTVACHQDNGLVKQVLATPGEGAVLVIDGRGSLHTALSGDLIARSAADNGWAGLVINGAVRDSAVLAGLPIGIKALGTTPRKSAKAGTGQLDVPVGFGGITFHPGDLLYADDDGVVLLAG from the coding sequence GTGTCCTTCTCCACTGCCGACCTGGTCGACGAGCACGGCGACGAGCTCCGGGTGTGCGACACGCAGTTCCGCCAGTTCGGCGGCGAGCGGGTGTTCTCCGGCCGGGTCCGGACCGTGGCCTGCCACCAGGACAACGGTCTGGTCAAGCAGGTGCTCGCCACGCCGGGTGAGGGCGCGGTGCTGGTGATCGACGGGCGCGGCTCGCTGCACACCGCGCTCAGCGGCGACCTCATCGCCCGGTCCGCGGCCGACAACGGGTGGGCCGGCCTCGTGATCAACGGCGCCGTGCGGGACAGCGCGGTGCTCGCCGGACTGCCGATCGGCATCAAGGCGCTGGGCACGACCCCGAGGAAGAGCGCCAAGGCGGGCACCGGCCAGCTGGACGTGCCGGTCGGCTTCGGCGGCATCACCTTCCACCCGGGTGACCTGCTCTACGCCGACGACGACGGCGTCGTCCTGCTGGCCGGCTGA
- a CDS encoding CGNR zinc finger domain-containing protein, whose product MAYARPAAPDELRPLEVFGNSARFLYDEDHLSEPGAAARWLAGHALADLTLDEPGRARLVRFRETLREHLGGADVTAELNEFAAVAVSGPRWPGPALAPAGGGVDGLIARLLDVLFRAEVTGRARRLKPCRAPECRWLFYDRSPAGNGVWCSMDICGARHKMRTYRARR is encoded by the coding sequence ATGGCCTACGCGCGCCCCGCCGCACCGGACGAGCTGCGGCCGCTCGAGGTGTTCGGCAACTCGGCGCGGTTCCTCTACGACGAGGACCACCTGAGCGAGCCCGGCGCCGCCGCGCGGTGGCTGGCCGGGCACGCGCTGGCCGACCTCACCCTGGACGAGCCCGGGCGGGCGCGGCTGGTGCGGTTCCGGGAGACGCTGCGGGAACACCTGGGCGGCGCCGACGTGACCGCCGAGCTGAACGAGTTCGCCGCCGTGGCGGTGAGCGGACCGCGCTGGCCGGGCCCCGCGCTGGCCCCGGCGGGCGGCGGGGTGGACGGCCTGATCGCCCGGCTGCTGGACGTCCTGTTCCGGGCCGAGGTGACCGGCCGGGCGCGGCGGCTCAAACCGTGCCGCGCGCCGGAGTGCCGGTGGCTGTTCTACGACCGCTCCCCGGCCGGCAACGGCGTGTGGTGCAGCATGGACATCTGCGGCGCGCGGCACAAGATGCGCACCTACCGCGCCCGCCGCTGA
- a CDS encoding FAD-binding oxidoreductase, producing MVQGRLAWRVGRLAEVRDETPTARTLVLDVPGWPGHLAGQHVDLRLTAEDGYRTTRTYSLAAPAAGDRVAITVQRVPGGEVSPYLTEVFAVGDPVELRGPVGGWFVWRPTSPDPVLLIAGGAGIVPLMAMIRARRAAGSRAPVKLLYSVRTPADVYYAGELRRPEPGLDVTVVYTRKAPADWPGEPHRIGIADVNTAGWPAEFAPQCFVCGPTGFVETIADVLVALGHDPRRVKTERFGPSGS from the coding sequence GTGGTCCAGGGCCGGCTGGCGTGGCGGGTCGGGCGCCTCGCCGAGGTCCGCGACGAGACGCCCACCGCGCGCACCCTCGTGCTCGACGTGCCCGGCTGGCCGGGTCACCTCGCCGGGCAGCACGTCGACCTGCGCCTCACCGCCGAGGACGGCTACCGCACCACCCGCACCTACTCGCTGGCCGCGCCCGCCGCCGGCGACCGCGTCGCGATCACCGTGCAGCGCGTCCCCGGCGGCGAGGTGTCGCCGTACCTGACCGAGGTGTTCGCCGTCGGCGACCCGGTCGAGCTGCGCGGCCCCGTGGGCGGGTGGTTCGTGTGGCGGCCCACCTCACCCGATCCGGTGCTGCTCATCGCGGGCGGGGCGGGCATCGTGCCGCTGATGGCGATGATCCGCGCCCGCCGCGCGGCGGGCAGCCGCGCACCCGTCAAGCTGCTGTACTCGGTACGCACCCCGGCCGACGTGTACTACGCCGGCGAGCTGCGCCGCCCCGAGCCCGGTCTGGACGTCACCGTCGTCTACACCCGGAAGGCACCGGCGGACTGGCCGGGCGAGCCGCACCGGATCGGCATCGCCGACGTCAACACGGCGGGCTGGCCCGCGGAGTTCGCGCCGCAGTGCTTCGTGTGCGGCCCGACCGGGTTCGTCGAGACGATCGCGGACGTCCTCGTCGCGCTGGGACACGATCCGCGGCGCGTCAAAACCGAACGTTTCGGGCCCAGCGGGAGCTGA
- a CDS encoding vWA domain-containing protein yields MTGSALPRRLVEFVGALRDHGIPVGPGETVDAAAAVAALGLADREQLRAALAATVLRRAGQRAAFDALFDLYFPVAVGAAGPAADQPRDVTELRDALVAALAAGDEDQLRALASGAIEQFGRYGSFGEGGSGGGANGMRGWSAYQALDRVRPEALLNRVLAAIRTDESAFGEAIARTEAQSRITRYREAVQAEARRRTAELRGRERIARYAVPPQTDLVGFTTASRAQLAELRRTIQPLSRKLATRLASRRRRARRGQIDLRRTLRRSLATGGVPMRPALRDRRPGRPELVLLCDMSGSVAGFAQFTLLLVQALSDQFSKIRSFAFVELTDEITGLIAAGSADPEGLARRILTQAKLTRWGMSSDYGGSLASFADGWPDAVGPRTSVLILGDGRTNGGDPNLDAVRRIAARAKHVHWLNPEARTSWGTGDSAALEYARVVPMHECRNLRQLTRLVTELLPG; encoded by the coding sequence ATGACCGGGTCCGCGCTGCCGCGGCGGCTGGTTGAGTTCGTCGGCGCATTGCGCGACCACGGCATCCCCGTCGGTCCCGGTGAGACGGTGGACGCGGCCGCGGCGGTGGCCGCGCTGGGGCTGGCCGACCGCGAGCAGCTGCGGGCCGCGCTGGCGGCGACCGTGTTGCGCCGCGCCGGTCAGCGGGCCGCCTTCGACGCGCTGTTCGACCTGTACTTCCCGGTCGCGGTGGGCGCCGCCGGGCCGGCTGCCGACCAGCCGCGCGACGTCACCGAGCTGCGGGACGCCCTGGTGGCGGCGCTCGCCGCGGGCGACGAGGACCAGTTGCGCGCGCTGGCCTCGGGGGCGATCGAGCAGTTCGGGCGCTACGGCTCGTTCGGCGAGGGCGGCTCCGGCGGCGGGGCGAACGGGATGCGCGGCTGGTCGGCCTACCAGGCGCTGGACCGGGTACGGCCGGAGGCGCTGCTGAACCGGGTGCTCGCCGCGATCCGCACGGACGAAAGCGCCTTCGGCGAGGCGATCGCGCGCACCGAGGCGCAGTCCCGGATCACCCGGTACCGGGAGGCCGTGCAGGCCGAGGCCCGCCGCCGCACGGCGGAGCTGCGCGGGCGGGAGCGGATCGCCCGGTACGCGGTGCCGCCGCAGACCGACCTGGTCGGCTTCACCACCGCCTCCCGCGCCCAGCTGGCCGAGCTGCGCCGCACGATCCAGCCGCTGTCACGCAAGCTGGCCACCCGGCTGGCTTCGCGGCGGCGGCGGGCCCGGCGCGGGCAGATCGACCTGCGCCGCACGTTGCGGCGGTCGCTGGCGACCGGCGGGGTGCCGATGCGCCCGGCGCTGCGGGACCGCCGTCCCGGCCGGCCGGAACTGGTGCTGCTGTGCGACATGTCCGGGTCGGTGGCCGGGTTCGCGCAGTTCACGCTGCTGCTGGTGCAGGCGTTGTCGGACCAGTTCAGCAAGATCCGCTCGTTCGCCTTCGTCGAGCTGACCGACGAGATCACCGGCCTGATCGCTGCGGGGTCGGCGGATCCGGAGGGACTGGCACGGCGGATCCTGACCCAGGCGAAGCTCACCCGCTGGGGCATGAGCAGCGACTACGGCGGCTCGCTCGCGAGCTTCGCGGACGGGTGGCCGGACGCGGTCGGCCCGCGCACATCGGTGCTCATCCTCGGGGACGGCCGGACCAATGGCGGCGACCCCAACCTGGACGCGGTGCGCCGGATCGCCGCGCGGGCCAAGCACGTGCACTGGCTCAACCCGGAGGCGCGAACGTCCTGGGGCACCGGGGATTCCGCCGCGCTGGAGTACGCGCGGGTGGTGCCCATGCACGAGTGCCGCAACCTGCGGCAGCTCACCCGTCTGGTGACCGAGCTGCTGCCCGGCTGA
- a CDS encoding TetR/AcrR family transcriptional regulator, producing the protein MPSAKNPPTMIWMRDRTTRTRPVVTEEKIVRAAIEIADAEGLEALSMRRLAAEMGSGTTSLYRHVASKDELFELMVDTIIGEEPLPPPSDDWRAELAQLARRQRAVLLRHPWLAQQAARYPALGPNVIARADHQLGLVSRVTGDPTVAAMVVTTLNTHVLGAVSAELAELEVQRRTGMTEDEWRDWVGGYVRQVVESGRYPHFTRRVLEADDPDPASRFEFGLECLLTGIEAALRG; encoded by the coding sequence ATGCCGAGCGCGAAGAACCCGCCCACGATGATCTGGATGCGGGACCGGACCACCCGGACGCGGCCGGTGGTCACCGAGGAGAAGATCGTCCGCGCGGCCATCGAGATCGCGGACGCCGAGGGGCTGGAAGCGTTGTCGATGCGCCGCCTCGCGGCGGAAATGGGCTCCGGCACCACCTCCCTCTACCGGCACGTCGCGAGCAAGGACGAGCTGTTCGAGCTGATGGTCGACACGATCATCGGCGAGGAGCCGCTGCCCCCGCCGTCGGACGACTGGCGCGCGGAGCTGGCCCAGCTCGCCCGCCGCCAGCGGGCCGTGCTGCTGCGGCACCCCTGGCTCGCCCAGCAGGCCGCCCGGTACCCGGCACTCGGGCCGAACGTGATCGCGCGGGCCGACCACCAGCTCGGCCTCGTCTCCCGCGTGACCGGCGACCCGACCGTCGCCGCGATGGTGGTGACCACCCTCAACACCCACGTGCTCGGCGCGGTGTCCGCCGAGCTCGCCGAGCTGGAGGTGCAGCGCCGCACCGGGATGACCGAGGACGAGTGGCGGGACTGGGTCGGCGGCTACGTCCGCCAGGTCGTCGAGTCGGGCCGGTACCCGCACTTCACCCGCCGGGTGCTGGAAGCCGATGATCCCGATCCGGCCAGCCGCTTCGAGTTCGGCCTGGAGTGCCTGCTCACCGGGATCGAGGCGGCCCTGCGCGGCTGA
- a CDS encoding FAD-dependent monooxygenase, whose translation MSDVVIAGGGSVGLATAVFLAHHGVRAHVVERRGALSEHPRALGLSPRTLEFFREAGLSAALDAVAVRSAELWKADARTVAEIDREHTPSGPPFAQSDLSPETPRGHYPQDRLDAALLPAARERGVRVDFGVAVTAVAQDTDGVSVTLSDGRALRTRYLVGADGVGTVVRPAAGIGTTGPGEVGEPVRNILFEADLVGFFGAMPVMTEIRHPGVRGMLLSVGERRWVLHTGAPAAPAELVRTALGADVPVRVIAAKWWRPTLRMARQFRAGRVFLAGDAARAIPPLGAFGLNSGLADGHNLAWKLAMVLAGQAGESLLDTYHDERHAVSELVTRQAVLRWENPRLHWDPRAVAERAAAGAWNAPMVTMGYRYDSSAVIGAVAEPPSTEDVAASRDGAPGSLLPHHWAAPGVSTLDLVRSGFTVFAAGPEWAEAAAKAGARLGLPVGAATVPSRAWLSTVGIAAGGALLVRPDGFVAWRSPVAVPDPDAVLERVLTRVTGR comes from the coding sequence ATGTCGGACGTGGTGATCGCCGGTGGTGGTTCGGTCGGTCTGGCCACCGCCGTGTTCCTCGCGCACCACGGGGTGCGCGCGCACGTGGTGGAGCGCCGCGGGGCGCTGTCGGAGCACCCGCGGGCGCTCGGTCTCAGCCCGCGCACCCTGGAGTTCTTCCGCGAGGCCGGGCTGTCCGCGGCGCTGGACGCCGTCGCCGTGCGGTCGGCCGAGCTGTGGAAGGCGGACGCGCGCACGGTGGCGGAGATCGATCGCGAGCACACGCCGAGCGGGCCGCCGTTCGCGCAGTCGGACCTCTCGCCGGAGACGCCGCGTGGTCACTACCCGCAGGACCGGCTGGACGCGGCCCTGCTGCCCGCCGCGCGCGAGCGGGGCGTGAGGGTGGACTTCGGGGTCGCGGTGACGGCGGTGGCCCAGGACACCGACGGGGTGTCGGTGACCCTGTCCGACGGCCGGGCGCTGCGGACGCGGTACCTCGTCGGTGCGGACGGGGTCGGCACCGTGGTGCGGCCGGCGGCCGGGATCGGCACCACCGGCCCCGGTGAGGTGGGCGAGCCGGTGCGCAACATCCTGTTCGAGGCCGACCTGGTCGGCTTCTTCGGCGCGATGCCGGTGATGACCGAGATCCGGCACCCGGGTGTGCGCGGCATGCTGCTCAGCGTCGGCGAGCGGCGGTGGGTGCTGCACACCGGGGCGCCGGCGGCGCCGGCGGAGCTGGTGCGCACGGCGCTGGGCGCGGACGTGCCGGTACGGGTGATCGCGGCGAAGTGGTGGCGGCCGACGCTGCGGATGGCCCGGCAGTTCCGGGCCGGGCGGGTGTTCCTGGCCGGTGACGCGGCCCGGGCCATTCCCCCGCTGGGCGCCTTCGGTCTCAACAGTGGCCTGGCCGACGGGCACAACCTGGCGTGGAAACTGGCGATGGTGCTGGCGGGGCAGGCGGGGGAGAGCCTGCTGGACACCTACCACGACGAGCGCCACGCGGTGTCCGAGCTGGTGACGCGGCAGGCCGTGCTGCGGTGGGAGAACCCGCGCCTGCACTGGGACCCGCGCGCGGTGGCCGAGCGGGCGGCGGCCGGCGCCTGGAACGCCCCGATGGTGACCATGGGCTACCGGTACGACTCGTCGGCCGTGATCGGCGCCGTGGCCGAGCCACCGTCCACGGAGGACGTCGCGGCGAGCCGGGACGGTGCGCCGGGCTCGCTCCTGCCGCACCACTGGGCCGCGCCGGGAGTGTCCACACTGGACCTCGTGCGGTCGGGGTTCACGGTGTTCGCCGCCGGCCCGGAGTGGGCGGAGGCCGCGGCGAAGGCCGGAGCGCGGCTCGGCCTGCCCGTGGGGGCGGCGACGGTCCCCAGCCGAGCGTGGCTGTCGACGGTGGGCATCGCGGCCGGCGGGGCGCTGCTGGTGCGCCCGGACGGTTTCGTCGCCTGGCGGTCGCCGGTGGCGGTGCCGGATCCGGATGCCGTGCTGGAGCGGGTGCTGACCCGGGTGACCGGCCGCTGA
- a CDS encoding sulfite oxidase-like oxidoreductase, with translation MGIVTPGFRGRARTADEKLPPGQYLVEDFPVLSAGPTPRVRTENWRFTVTTETGRTHEWSWADLLALPSETPTVDIHCVTRWSKLGTSWRGMSLDTLLADVDTAADYVLAECHGGYTTNLPLEDLLDGQAWIAYEFEGEELAPEHGGPARLLVPHLYFWKSAKWIEGLRLTLDEDLGFWEAAGYHTYGDPWREQRYQGD, from the coding sequence ATGGGCATCGTGACTCCCGGGTTCCGGGGCCGGGCGCGAACCGCGGACGAGAAACTGCCGCCCGGGCAGTACCTGGTCGAGGACTTCCCCGTCCTGTCCGCCGGACCGACTCCGCGGGTGCGGACGGAGAACTGGCGCTTCACGGTCACCACGGAAACCGGACGGACGCACGAGTGGTCGTGGGCCGACCTGCTGGCGCTGCCGTCGGAGACACCGACCGTGGACATCCACTGCGTGACGCGGTGGTCGAAGCTCGGCACCAGCTGGCGGGGCATGTCGCTGGACACCCTGCTGGCCGATGTGGACACCGCCGCCGACTACGTGCTGGCCGAGTGTCACGGCGGCTACACCACGAACCTGCCGCTGGAGGACCTGCTCGACGGCCAGGCCTGGATCGCCTACGAGTTCGAGGGCGAGGAGCTCGCTCCGGAGCACGGTGGCCCGGCGCGGCTGCTGGTGCCGCACCTGTACTTCTGGAAGTCCGCCAAGTGGATCGAGGGCCTGCGGCTCACCCTCGACGAGGACCTCGGCTTCTGGGAGGCCGCCGGGTACCACACCTACGGCGACCCGTGGCGCGAACAGCGCTACCAGGGGGACTGA
- a CDS encoding FAD binding domain-containing protein has translation MIPAAFTYRRVSSVDEALAVVAEHGDDAKLLAGGQSLLPLMKLRFAVPEVVVDIAPLDELRYVRAEGGEIAIGALTRHHDLHHDPVLAEHAPVLARVAGSVGDQQIRHRGTIGGSLVHADPAADLPAAILALDGVLVARGPDGERRIRAAEFFQGPFETPLAAEELLTEVRVPVQDGAGWGFEKFTRRALDWAIAGVVVAGGAVALINMGGTPLRAPATEAALASGASAAEAAALAAEGTSPADEAHATAEYRQHLARVLTERALVAAGR, from the coding sequence GTGATCCCGGCCGCGTTCACCTACCGCCGGGTGTCCTCTGTGGACGAAGCGCTCGCGGTGGTCGCCGAGCACGGTGACGACGCCAAGCTGCTGGCCGGCGGGCAGTCACTGCTGCCGCTGATGAAGCTGCGGTTCGCCGTGCCGGAGGTGGTCGTCGACATCGCACCGCTGGACGAGCTGCGGTACGTGCGTGCCGAGGGCGGCGAGATCGCCATCGGTGCCCTGACCCGCCACCACGACCTGCACCACGACCCGGTCCTCGCCGAGCACGCGCCGGTGCTCGCGCGGGTCGCCGGGTCGGTGGGGGACCAGCAGATCCGGCACCGCGGGACGATCGGCGGCTCGCTCGTCCACGCCGACCCGGCGGCCGACCTGCCGGCCGCGATCCTCGCGCTGGACGGGGTGCTCGTGGCGCGCGGCCCGGACGGGGAGCGCCGCATCCGGGCGGCGGAGTTCTTCCAGGGCCCGTTCGAAACCCCGCTCGCGGCCGAGGAGCTGCTGACCGAGGTGCGGGTGCCGGTGCAGGACGGCGCCGGGTGGGGGTTCGAGAAGTTCACCCGGCGGGCGCTGGACTGGGCCATCGCCGGTGTGGTGGTCGCGGGCGGCGCGGTCGCGCTGATCAACATGGGCGGTACGCCGTTGCGTGCGCCGGCCACCGAGGCGGCGCTGGCCTCCGGTGCGTCGGCGGCGGAGGCGGCGGCACTGGCCGCGGAGGGCACCTCCCCGGCCGACGAGGCGCACGCGACCGCGGAGTACCGGCAGCACCTTGCCCGCGTGCTGACCGAGCGGGCGCTGGTGGCCGCCGGGCGGTGA
- a CDS encoding class I SAM-dependent methyltransferase — protein sequence MVNEDEARDWNGETGRYWATHAGHYDAMLARLTPHLLDAAGIRPGERVLDIGCGCGTTALLAAGRGARVLGADLSGPMLAVARERAAGRDGIRFDQADVQVHDFGAGVFDLALSRFGVMFFDDPLAAFTNVTRALRPGGRVAFLCWRDLRENQHRALPLDVIGRYADTSGVTSPGPGMFSFARPEYLREVLAGAGLTGAGVAELREPVRLGADAASAADFLRHGAMFRAILARCPADTVARATAALTEALVPYQTPGGVWLESAAWLVTARKP from the coding sequence ATGGTCAACGAGGACGAGGCACGGGACTGGAACGGCGAGACGGGGCGCTACTGGGCCACCCACGCCGGGCACTACGACGCGATGCTGGCCCGCCTGACGCCCCACCTGCTCGACGCCGCCGGCATCCGGCCGGGGGAGCGGGTCCTCGACATCGGCTGCGGGTGCGGCACCACCGCGTTGCTGGCGGCCGGGCGCGGTGCGCGGGTGCTCGGCGCGGACCTGTCCGGTCCGATGCTCGCCGTGGCCCGCGAGCGTGCCGCGGGCCGCGACGGTATCCGGTTCGACCAGGCCGACGTGCAGGTCCACGACTTCGGCGCGGGTGTGTTCGACCTGGCCCTGAGCCGGTTCGGGGTGATGTTCTTCGACGATCCGCTCGCCGCGTTCACCAACGTCACGCGGGCACTGCGGCCCGGTGGCCGGGTGGCGTTCCTGTGCTGGCGGGACCTGCGCGAGAACCAGCACCGGGCGCTCCCGCTGGACGTGATCGGGCGGTACGCCGACACCAGCGGCGTGACGTCGCCCGGGCCGGGGATGTTCTCCTTCGCGCGGCCGGAGTACCTGCGCGAGGTGCTGGCCGGGGCGGGGCTGACCGGTGCCGGGGTGGCGGAGCTCCGGGAGCCGGTCCGGCTCGGCGCGGATGCCGCGTCGGCGGCGGATTTCCTGCGCCACGGCGCCATGTTCCGGGCGATCCTCGCCCGGTGCCCGGCGGACACCGTGGCGCGGGCGACCGCCGCCCTGACCGAGGCGCTGGTGCCCTACCAGACGCCCGGCGGGGTCTGGCTGGAATCGGCCGCGTGGCTCGTCACCGCCCGCAAGCCGTGA
- a CDS encoding sensor histidine kinase has product MTTQQGFVHEALFYSSPQEYVSGLVPFLTDGLAAGDPVAAAVPGPNLALLREALGDDADRVHLLDMSEEGRNPGRIIPQVLRGFADRHPDAARVRIIGEPIWAGRSAAEYPACAQHEALINPAFEGRDVTIVCPYDTSALDPVAIADAYVTHPLIRQSGLLRGSETYAWDDLVARYNDKLEPAVGAVRYLVREPGQLAGARHTLAASAREYGLSENRADDLKLIVTELASNSLMHAGTPCELNLWRDADELVCSAADGGHLGDPLAGRRPPQDGQLSGRGLLLVNDMADLVRMYRGLDGTTIQVRLRLHDDRV; this is encoded by the coding sequence ATGACCACGCAGCAGGGCTTCGTGCACGAAGCCCTCTTCTACTCCTCGCCGCAGGAGTACGTGTCCGGGCTGGTCCCGTTCCTGACCGACGGCCTGGCAGCGGGCGACCCGGTGGCCGCCGCGGTGCCGGGCCCGAACCTGGCGCTGCTGCGCGAGGCGCTCGGCGACGACGCGGACCGCGTGCACCTGCTCGACATGAGCGAGGAGGGCCGCAATCCGGGCCGGATCATTCCGCAGGTGCTGCGCGGGTTCGCCGACCGGCACCCGGACGCGGCGCGGGTGCGCATCATCGGCGAACCGATCTGGGCCGGGCGCAGCGCGGCCGAGTACCCGGCCTGCGCGCAGCACGAGGCGCTGATCAACCCCGCGTTCGAGGGCCGGGACGTGACGATCGTCTGCCCCTACGACACGAGCGCGCTGGACCCGGTCGCGATCGCCGACGCGTACGTGACGCACCCGCTGATCCGGCAGAGCGGCCTGCTGCGCGGCAGCGAGACCTACGCGTGGGACGACCTCGTCGCCCGGTACAACGACAAGCTGGAACCGGCCGTCGGCGCGGTGCGCTATCTCGTGCGCGAACCCGGTCAGCTGGCCGGAGCGCGGCACACGCTGGCCGCTTCCGCGCGGGAGTACGGGCTGAGCGAGAACCGCGCCGACGATCTCAAGCTGATCGTCACCGAGCTGGCCAGCAACAGCCTGATGCACGCCGGGACGCCGTGCGAGCTGAACCTGTGGCGCGACGCTGACGAACTGGTCTGCTCCGCCGCGGACGGCGGTCACCTGGGCGACCCGCTGGCCGGCCGGCGTCCCCCCCAGGACGGTCAGCTGTCCGGGCGCGGCCTGCTGCTCGTCAACGACATGGCCGACCTGGTCCGGATGTACCGCGGGCTGGACGGGACGACGATCCAGGTCCGCCTGCGACTGCACGACGACCGGGTGTGA